A genomic region of Candidatus Stygibacter australis contains the following coding sequences:
- the purD gene encoding phosphoribosylamine--glycine ligase, giving the protein AKEFMIKYGVKTAIYERFDNSAKAREYCQKLKGKCVIKYDGLAAGKGVFVCNTLKEVEDALIIINDTYGADARILIEELLTGQELSILAFTNGSEYQILLPSQDHKQLLDNDKGPNTGGMGAYCPVDFCTDEMLEQIKKEIIEPTIQGLKQENFNYHGVLYFGLMITPDGVSVLEYNVRMGDPETEVVLPALKSDLLELVLACFKGGLQEFNLEFNPGYFVDVVLASGGYPSHYTKGYPIDIPLEVDGVIFHAGSKLDNDIIVTSGGRVLNVVADGKDLNSAIKNAYDLVSKVSFKDMYYRTDIGTRNL; this is encoded by the coding sequence CGCCAAAGAGTTCATGATCAAATATGGCGTTAAAACTGCTATTTATGAAAGATTTGATAATTCTGCTAAAGCACGGGAATACTGTCAAAAACTTAAGGGAAAATGCGTGATCAAGTATGATGGACTGGCAGCAGGCAAGGGCGTTTTTGTTTGTAATACCCTTAAAGAAGTAGAAGATGCCCTTATCATTATAAATGATACCTATGGTGCTGATGCCAGAATTCTGATCGAGGAATTACTTACTGGTCAGGAATTATCTATACTCGCTTTCACCAATGGCTCAGAATATCAGATATTATTACCTTCTCAGGATCATAAACAATTATTGGATAACGATAAAGGACCCAATACGGGAGGAATGGGTGCCTATTGCCCCGTGGATTTCTGCACAGATGAAATGCTGGAACAGATCAAGAAGGAAATAATTGAACCAACTATCCAGGGCTTAAAGCAAGAAAATTTCAATTACCACGGTGTGCTCTATTTTGGTTTAATGATTACTCCCGATGGGGTCAGTGTGCTCGAGTATAATGTACGCATGGGTGATCCAGAGACAGAGGTTGTATTACCTGCCTTAAAAAGTGATCTGCTTGAACTAGTTCTGGCGTGTTTCAAGGGAGGATTACAAGAATTTAACCTGGAATTTAATCCAGGATATTTTGTGGATGTAGTCCTGGCATCAGGAGGTTATCCTTCTCATTACACCAAAGGTTATCCTATTGATATTCCACTTGAAGTAGATGGTGTTATATTCCATGCTGGCAGTAAATTAGACAATGATATAATTGTAACATCTGGCGGCAGAGTATTGAATGTGGTTGCTGATGGAAAAGATCTTAATTCTGCGATCAAGAACGCTTATGATCTGGTTTCCAAAGTATCATTTAAGGATATGTATTATCGGACTGATATAGGTACCAGGAATTTATAA